In the genome of Leishmania braziliensis MHOM/BR/75/M2904 contig, possible fusion of chromosomes 20 and 34, one region contains:
- a CDS encoding putative cardiolipin synthetase, with protein sequence MQLLTSANMKPKLRQVFLSAATTYGQFLEVAKALEPSPSVLAFSASTPSPSPQPLPESSDSAEAGGTAAFYLDKMQHTFKEAKRYYSSTPFDQRWDDILSSLAVLGRMSRGNRVVPFHDSAMAFESMWAAVKGAKERVHWQTYICKDDFIGQGTVRRLVQAHQRGCDTELLYDCGGNISGRARLTGELKLCGAKVIPYRPFFRSVATYFIKGLDWRRSPGLRNHRKILLVDTCQGFCGGLNVGNEYCGKAAGGTGKFRDTHCGVVGPAAAHLAEVYRDTKQPHPWKYGWRRWRQIASQQITRRVKQGRMRMERNGLYRAFQEERGRSGRRLQNVSSASMKVMRRRWHKQKNQLLTLMQWSRARLSSNVLLGHEALRHTQEQSDVRLDGKEANVKVGTVVNGADSHKSNVKAACQAPGLFAVKDANDGETASASLFSCELSTSSAGPREAARAWPSSPLQSSDGKLNAPLSSAMRRKLLAARREALYRATDLPHKRTYTDMLRQVPILDTEPVPEAEMYLQHREPITQVLSCNPRYRDYSIQYAFWQVTRKCHRRIWITTPYYLPTRKLFSALIQAARRGVDVRLLAGSNQTTDPWFMWHASNYITEKLLRAGVKIYEFKGQQIMHAKTVVVDSVWSSIGSYNWDLMSNRNLEVCLCHLDLEVAHSMETQFLRDLTQSVEVRLEDHKQRSRWLRFTSWLFYNFVFLLDRITFRSFANEDVVDVPGAP encoded by the coding sequence atgcagctgctgacgtCAGCGAATATGAAGCCTAAGCTGCGTCAAGTCTTTTTGTCGGCGGCCACTACGTACGGGCAGTTCTTGGAAGTCGCGAAGGCACTCGAGCCCTCGCCATCAGTCCTCGCCTTTTCGGCGTCCACCCCATCACCTTCCCCCCAACCCTTGCCGGAGTCATCCGACAGCGCTGAGGCTGGTGGCACAGCCGCATTCTACCTGGACAAGATGCAGCACACCTTCAAGGAGGCAAAGCGTTACTACAGCAGCACTCCGTTTGATCAGCGCTGGGATGACATCCTCAGCTCCCTCGCCGTACTTGGTCGCATGTCACGCGGCAATAGGGTAGTTCCATTCCACGACAGCGCAATGGCATTCGAGAGTATGTGGGCCGCTGTCAAGGGAGCCAAAGAGCGGGTGCACTGGCAAACATACATCTGCAAAGACGACTTCATTGGTCAAGGAACAGTACGTCGACTCGTGCAGGCTCACCAGCGCGGCTGCGACACGGAGCTCCTGTACGACTGCGGTGGTAACATCTCAGGGCGCGCGCGGCTGACAGGGGAACTAaagctgtgcggcgccaAGGTGATCCCGTACCGTCCCTTCTTCCGTAGTGTCGCCACTTACTTTATCAAAGGCCTAGACTGGCGGCGCAGCCCTGGACTTCGCAACCATCGTAAAATCTTGCTGGTGGACACGTGTCAAGGGTTCTGCGGCGGATTGAACGTCGGCAATGAGTACTGCGGCAAGGCAGCGGGAGGCACCGGCAAGTTCCGCGACACGCACTGCGGCGTCGTTGGCCCAGCCGCGGCACACCTTGCCGAAGTTTACAGGGACACAAAGCAGCCACACCCCTGGAAATAcgggtggcggcgctggaggcagATTGCCTCCCAACAAATCACGCGTCGCGTGAAGCAGGGACGGATGCGCATGGAGCGCAACGGACTGTACCGTGCTTTTCAGGAGGAGCGCGGCCGAAGTGGTCGACGCTTGCAGAACGTGTCATCGGCTTCGATGAAGGTCATGCGCAGGCGATGGCACAAGCAGAAGAATCAACTTCTAACTTTGATGCAGTGGAGTCGGGCAAGGTTGTCGTCCAATGTCCTTCTCGGCCACGAGGCGTTGCGCCACACACAGGAGCAATCCGACGTGCGCCTAGACGGAAAAGAGGCAAATGTGAAGGTGGGGACGGTTGTCAACGGGGCTGATTCCCATAAATCTAACGTAAAAGCCGCCTGCCAAGCACCTGGTCTCTTCGCCGTCAAGGATGCCAACGATGGTGAAACCGCATCAGCCTCTCTATTCTCGTGCGAGTTGTCCACCTCGTCTGCTGGCCCACGTGAAGCGGCCCGGGCAtggccgtcgtcgccgctgcaaAGCAGCGACGGGAAGCTGAACGCACCGCTCAGTTCTGCGATGCGGCGCAAACTgttggcggcgcggcgtgagGCACTCTATCGGGCCACTGATCTTCCGCACAAGCGCACCTATACCGACATGCTGCGACAAGTACCGATTCTGGATACGGAACCGGTCCCTGAGGCAGAGATGTACCTCCAACACCGCGAGCCCATAACGCAAGTGCTCTCCTGCAACCCGCGCTACCGCGACTACTCCATTCAGTACGCCTTTTGGCAAGTGACTCGTAAGTGTCATCGCCGCATCTGGATCACAACGCCCTACTACCTTCCAACGAGGAAGCTATTCAGTGCCCTTATCCAGGCCGCGCGTCGCGGCGTGGATGTGCGTCTTCTCGCCGGCAGCAACCAAACAACGGACCCATGGTTTATGTGGCACGCGTCGAACTACATCACAGAGAAACTCCTCAGGGCCGGGGTGAAGATCTACGAATTCAAAGGACAGCAAATCATGCACGCCAAGACGGTGGTTGTGGACAGCGTGTGGAGCTCTATTGGAAGCTACAACTGGGATTTGATGAGCAACCGCAACCTAgaggtgtgtctgtgccaCCTCGATCTCGAGGTAGCTCACTCGATGGAGACCCAGTTCCTACGGGACCTCACGCAGAGTGTGGAGGTACGGCTGGAAGATCACAAGCAACGGtcgcgctggctgcgcttCACATCGTGGCTTTTCTACAACTTTGTCTTCCTTCTCGACCGCATCACTTTCCGCTCCTTCGCGAACGAGGATGTTGTGGACGTGCCAGGGGCTCCGTGA
- a CDS encoding ubiquitin-like protein yields MTFSFSVISTTGQRISISVLGPDNTVGDIKAKLEETEGIPQKMIMLVHSGRKLEDNATLEECNIHAGVTINMVLALRAGH; encoded by the coding sequence ATGACTTTCTCCTTTAGCGTCATCTCAACCACGGGGCAGCGGATCTCCATCTCCGTTCTCGGCCCGGACAACACCGTAGGGGACATAAAGGCGAAACTCGAGGAGACGGAAGGCATTCCACAGAAAATGATCATGCTAGTGCACTCTGGTCGCAAGCTAGAAGACAACGCAACACTGGAGGAGTGCAACATACACGCAGGCGTCACAATCAACATGGTGCTTGCTCTGCGTGCTGGTCACTGA
- a CDS encoding putative NAD dependent deacetylase: MKACRCITVLTGAGISAESGIPTFRDGDGLWCNHRVEDVASPDAFLANPALVQHFYNERRRNLLLSSVRPNKAHMALARLENELRGKTKVVVVTQNVDDLHERAGSTHVLHMHGELLKVRCTVTGKVFVWTKDIVRDADCCPDCGLLGTLRPHIVWFGEMPLYMDKIESVLSETDIFVSIGTSGDVYPAAGFVQRAQFYGSTTLELNLQEGSNNSFFQESIYGKASDIVPAWVDRVLKASSGW; this comes from the coding sequence ATGAAGGCGTGTCGGTGTATCACCGTCCTCACCGGCGCCGGCATCTCTGCTGAGTCGGGAATTCCAACATTTCGTGACGGCGATGGACTCTGGTGCAATCACCGTGTCGAGGATGTAGCATCCCCAGACGCATTCCTCGCGAACCCAGCTCTCGTGCAGCACTTCTACAACGAGCGTCGCCGCAATCTTCTGTTGAGCTCCGTCAGGCCGAACAAAGCGCACATGGCACTCGCAAGGTTAGAAAATGAGCTCAGAGGAAAGACAAAAGTGGTTGTTGTTACGCAGAACGTGGACGATCTGCATGAACGCGCTGGATCAACACATGTTTTGCACATGCACGGCGAACTTCTGAAGGTCCGCTGCACCGTCACGGGAAAGGTATTTGTGTGGACAAAGGACATTGTGCGAGACGCTGACTGCTGCCCAGATTGCGGCCTACTTGGCACGTTGCGCCCGCACATTGTTTGGTTTGGTGAGATGCCGCTCTACATGGACAAAATCGAGTCGGTCCTGTCGGAGACAGATATCTTTGTTTCCATCGGCACCTCCGGAGATGTGTACCCCGCCGCGGGATTTGTGCAGCGTGCGCAGTTTTACGGCTCGACGACGCTGGAGCTGAATCTTCAGGAGGGCTCCAACAACTCTTTTTTTCAGGAGTCCATCTACGGCAAAGCAAGTGACATTGTGCCAGCTTGGGTGGACCGAGTGCTGAAAGCGAGCTCAGGGTGGTGA
- a CDS encoding putative protein kinase, with protein MQEDARLQRFSFVGIEATVRPEQRRRNAGSCSGKHVELLTRLLLCLFLTTLALSPVCHSQTPSTSSNPKGDIAVEDTLFDAPSARSVALRYTFPGTSLAFLVTASGHLHAYDLERGNYAWCADAGGDMITVTIDMPPSKETALRDPLALPFLVRGNSLFTHIPLFIYTPFESMDTAERLEGLPQFLRPYFFMNISTLLRRQTLFFGGTDVYVTTSVQVADLDASTGRPVGSREARSQTFCSSNSTRSSPCDDSTADPQHISHNELLPLLHTVRYNIFLHAVKAGEYSWSISLSQLRMSPNAVTQPSSPPHFSEHSAADISSSSPRDGDSEKAPRFFSQFMRNMFDYDDEHSVNVTHKRPADPQGESTPADRTSTALLMNRFQRTRTQAAEYVSRMVAVQQLNASHVCLRSIQDDTTAWTSTLPHATCERSPDGTPSAASSSNATATVLAAYVWVSGADEIFRVPVLRSISGSMLEEVEHHGMQTETNTSDGAAHSLQRLTSTSLGGALVPTMHTATGLQLVPFLQYGGVRLGHGLDRSTGGAWVPDDVEADEREETELAAYYHQCTWWEAPFVSSPLPGAFNRKANAGAFQAVDYSTLLRAVSDTKGAYSSDSPLLGLGNSGAVVKTGLAWRTAAIISFHVLCLAGSIAFLCAGVPPRGQLQRAWAQADRNRDRVSHTSSSRQQSAQLVPQDLRSPHGGRCTPFNLKLDPFSMDTFGVGNMPMGSVNMTTVSLPHSDESLQELMRHHQLGCLSKSPPCSPWVNPTPELMYAITCEEGEKMLPVKATATAITTEGADTSSKSGVGMTLSSFRCTPKKAATGLSPSPTGSAAANEPAVLASNSSSDDDTLDIDLGERWWLRAQFPPRQRINAPSPDETFSDRGSSNSHSQANTRPVEEGKLFQLHFKVLEKIGFGGEGSVFCVEHRVTHARYAIKVIQIHEQDEERVVQEAVLHSSFDNANVVRFYFCWIEDIAVSTAKRLQLCQRDEDGLDTASLTYSDNSLTMPTPDSANQHNTGLGAESRAGNTYHMLFIQMEYFPRGTLADWLRRRNGFFRLEVLRYMKQIGEGLAYLHNQDVVHRDLKPTNIFVSNENILKIGDFGLAKRRGNAAGSTGDLTSNVVGGQQERSVVCGSPLYSSPEQTRGEPVNKPSDIFSLGIIAVEMLCTFTTLHERIHILTDAHHLILPEELEAEFPDEVQLIKSMLAANPLQRPPIRKLLRQINKLIVTLESQESDEEADKAPLRSPLHGAGHSGSRNGCYGETVASLVGDRTAARATATTTNKADNTPLNPCVSDTGSSGCRPVAMDLPSSGLIGSFVEIHDLFLPPLCEEKARANVLPLWQREAATDTSVATVLAAAATKSEHDNDGTPLEQHVVHQGDSLFSGHSSTMVKRGNTYHHRRLGSASLNTEVETGHLPSAAVVTTNSATRQELFVNDPYGLPNIPVMYTGDADLSTILRRDLQDRTVSAPD; from the coding sequence ATGCAAGAGGATGCACGTCTCCAGCGTTTCTCGTTCGTTGGAATCGAAGCCACGGTAAGGCCcgaacagcggcggcgaaaCGCAGGAAGTTGCTCAGGCAAACATGTCGAACTTCTTACGCGattgcttctctgcctctttttGACGACGCTTGCGCTATCGCCGGTGTGCCACTCTCAAACGCCCTCTACTTCATCCAACCCTAAAGGAGACATAGCAGTGGAGGACACACTCTTCGACGCACCATCCGCACGGAGTGTGGCGCTGCGCTACACCTTTCCCGGCACCAGTTTGGCCTTTCTAGTGACAGCGAGTGGTCATCTTCACGCCTATGACCTGGAGCGTGGCAACTATGCCTGGTGCGCCGACGCGGGCGGTGACATGATCACCGTGACGATAGACATGCCGCCGTCAAAAGAGACGGCCCTGCGCGACCCATTGGCGCTTCCATTTCTTGTGCGTGGCAACAGCCTTTTTACGCACATTCCGCTCTTCATCTACACTCCATTCGAGTCTATGGATACAGCGGAGCGGCTCGAAGGATTGCCGCAGTTTCTGCGGCCGTACTTTTTTATGAACATTTCAACGCTGCTGAGGCGCCAAACACTCTTCTTTGGGGGCACGGATGTGTACGTGACTACCTCGGTGCAGGTGGCGGATCTCGACGCGAGCACAGGACGACCTGTTGGGTCTCGAGAGGCTCGATCGCAGACtttctgcagcagcaactccacCAGAAGCTCACCGTGCGACGACTCAACGGCAGATCCACAACACATCTCGCATAACGAGCTCCTTCCTCTACTGCACACTGTCCGCTACAACATTTTTCTGCATGCGGTGAAGGCGGGCGAGTATAGCTGgtccatctctctctcgcagctgcgcatgtcGCCTAATGCCGTCACTCAGCCGAGCTCCCCACCGCACTTTTCCGAACACAGCGCAGCGGATATCTCATCGTCATCTCCTAGAGACGGCGACAGTGAGAAAGCCCCGCGTTTTTTCTCACAGTTTATGCGCAACATGTTCGATTACGATGACGAGCATTCGGTGAACGTGACTCACAAGCGCCCTGCAGATCCGCAGGGGGAATCGACACCCGCCGACCGGACGTCAACGGCATTGCTGATGAACAGATTTCAACGCACTCGTACTCAGGCAGCGGAGTATGTCAGTCGCATGGTCGCTGTACAGCAGCTCAATGCAAGCCATGTCTGTCTCCGAAGCATTCAGGATGACACAACAGCCTGGACATCGACGTTGCCGCATGCGACGTGCGAGCGTTCTCCAGATGGGACACCTTCGGCTGCATCATCCTCGaatgccaccgccactgtgCTCGCTGCAtatgtgtgggtgagtggcGCTGACGAGATCTTTCGTGTTCCCGTTCTACGCTCAATCTCCGGCAGTATGCTGGAAGAGGTGGAACACCATGGCATGCAAACAGAGACCAACACGAGTGATGGCGCTGCTCACAGTCTGCAGAGACTCACATCTACTTCACTCGGTGGGGCTCTGGTGCCCACAATGCACACCGCGACTGGGCTGCAGCTCGTGCCATTTCTGCAATACGGTGGCGTGAGGTTGGGTCATGGTCTCGACCGCAGCACCGGTGGTGCGTGGGTTCCTGATGACGTTGAGGCTGATGAACGTGAGGAGACGGAGCTCGCTGCCTACTATCATCAGTGCACCTGGTGGGAAGCACCGTTTGTGTCCTCGCCCCTGCCGGGTGCATTCAACAGAAAAGCCAATGCTGGGGCTTTTCAAGCTGTTGATTACTCAACGTTGTTGAGAGCAGTGTCCGATACAAAAGGTGCCTACTCTAGCGATAGCCCGCTACTGGGCCTCGGGAACTCAGGAGCGGTGGTGAAAACCGGCTTGGCctggcgcactgctgccatCATCTCTTTTCACGTGCTCTGCCTCGCCGGCTCGATCGCTTTCCTATGCGCCGGCGTTCCACCACgcgggcagctgcagcgcgcctgGGCCCAGGCAGACCGCAACCGGGACCGAGTCTCCCACACGTCCTCATCTCGTCAACAATCGGCGCAGCTTGTGCCGCAAGACCTGCGCTCCCCACACGGCGGAAGATGCACCCCGTTTAACCTCAAACTCGATCCCTTTTCGATGGATACCTTTGGTGTGGGCAACATGCCGATGGGCTCTGTCAACATGACGACTGTGTCACTTCCCCACTCGGAcgagtcgctgcaggagctcaTGCGGCATCACCAGCTCGGATGCCTCAGCAAGTCACCGCCATGTTCGCCATGGGTGAACCCGACCCCAGAGCTAATGTACGCCATCACGTGCGAGGAAGGCGAGAAGATGCTCCCTGTGAAAGCAACGGCAACAGCCATCACGACTGAAGGGGCTGACACTTCATCAAAGTCGGGTGTTGGCATGACGCTGTCCTCGTTCCGATGTACCCCAAAGAAAGCGGCGACAGGACTGTCGCCAAGTCCTACCGGTTCAGCGGCAGCCAATGAGCCTGCGGTGCTCGCCTCGAACAGCTcgagcgacgacgacactcTTGACATCGACCTCGGCGAGCGCTGGTGGCTGCGAGCGCAGTttccgccgcggcagcgtaTAAATGCCCCGTCGCCGGACGAGACGTTTTCTGATCGTGGCAGCAGTAATAGTCATTCTCAAGCTAACACCAGACCAGTGGAAGAAGGCAAGCTGTTTCAGCTTCACTTCAAGGTCCTCGAGAAGATTGGCTTTGGAGGTGAAGGGTCTGTGTTCTGCGTCGAGCACCGCGTGACGCATGCACGGTACGCCATCAAGGTGATTCAAATCCACGAGCAAGACGAGGAGCGAGTGGTGCAAGAAGCCGTTTTGCATAGCTCCTTTGACAACGCCAACGTGGTGCGCTTCTACTTTTGCTGGATCGAGGATATTGCTGTGTCCACGGCAAagcgcctgcagctgtgccagcGCGACGAGGACGGGCTCGACACGGCATCGCTGACCTACAGTGACAACTCACTTACGATGCCAACTCCCGATAGCGCAAACCAGCACAACACCGGCCTCGGCGCGGAGTCCAGAGCTGGCAACACCTACCATATGCTCTTCATCCAGATGGAGTACTTTCCACGCGGGACACTGGCGGACTGGCTTCGTCGCCGCAACGGCTTCTTTCGGCTTGAGGTGCTGCGCTACATGAAGCAGATCGGCGAGGGCTTGGCGTACTTGCACAACCAAGACGTTGTGCACCGTGACTTGAAACCAACGAACATCTTTGTCTCAAACGAGAACATCCTCAAGATAGGAGACTTTGGCCTCGCAAAACGGCGCGGCAATGCTGCCGGAAGCACTGGTGACTTGACATCGAACGTTGTTGGTGGTCAGCAGGAGCGGTCCGTGGTCTGCGGAAGCCCACTGTATTCTAGTCCGGAGCAAACACGCGGAGAGCCGGTGAACAAGCCGTCCGACATTTTCTCCCTTGGCATCATCGCCGTGGAGATGTTGTGCACCTTTACCACGCTTCACGAGCGCATTCACATCTTGACCGACGCCCACCATCTCATTTTACCAGAGGAACTCGAGGCTGAGTTCCCTGACGAGGTGCAGTTGATCAAGTCTATGTTGGCAGCGAacccgctgcagcggccgccgATACGAAAGCTACTTCGGCAGATCAACAAGCTCATCGTTACCCTGGAATCACAGgagagcgacgaggaagccGACAAGGCACCGCTacgctcccctctccacgGCGCGGGCCACTCAGGATCGCGCAACGGCTGTTACGGAGAGACTGTCGCTTCCCTTGTTGGCGatcgcacagcagcgcgagctACAGCCACGACTACCAACAAGGCTGACAATACACCATTAAACCCATGTGTCAGCGATACGGGGTCGTCGGGTTGCCGACCGGTTGCGATGGACCTCCCGAGCAGCGGCCTTATCGGTTCCTTTGTGGAGATCCATGATTTGTTCCTACCGCCGCTATGTGAGGAGAAGGCGCGTGCCAATGTGCTGCCACTGTGGCAGCGTGAGGCCGCTACTGATACCAGCGTTGCAACTGTCTTggccgcggcagccaccAAGTCCGAGCATGATAACGATGGGACCCCCCTGGAGCAACATGTTGTTCATCAAGGAgactctctcttctctggcCACAGCTCAACGATGGTGAAGCGTGGTAACACgtaccaccaccgccgtctcgGATCGGCCAGCCTCAACACAGAGGTGGAAACAGGACACCTGCCGAGCGCTGCGGTGGTCACTACCAACTCTGCGACGCGGCAGGAGTTGTTCGTAAATGACCCCTATGGTCTCCCCAATATTCCCGTGATGTACACGGGGGACGCTGATCTGTCCACTATCCTGAGGCGCGACCTGCAGGATCGAACTGTCTCTGCGCCGGACTGA